The following coding sequences lie in one Ostrea edulis chromosome 8, xbOstEdul1.1, whole genome shotgun sequence genomic window:
- the LOC125662252 gene encoding fucolectin-like: protein MSSILHPNKPDYVVDGRVVLDGYVGQCSHTQGETSPWITVDLGTIYVVQYATLFNRIDAHGDRLRNVFVTLGDTGTEFPVECGQFKGPGVNAEVAHVICPNNARGRFVKTEIKGQTPSEIVVLCEIRVLTSP, encoded by the exons ATGAGTAGCATACTTCACCCAAACAAACCAGATTATGTTGTTGACGGCAGGGTTGTACTGGACGGTTATGTGGGTCAGTGTTCACACACGCAGGGTGAGACCAGTCCATGGATAACTGTGGATTTAGGCACCATCTACGTCGTACAATACGCCACTCTCTTCAACAGAATCGATGCTCATG gTGACCGATTACGTAATGTGTTCGTCACTTTGGGTGACACAGGTACAGAATTCCCAGTGGAGTGTGGGCAGTTCAAGGGTCCTGGCGTAAATGCAGAAGTGGCCCACGTTATTTGTCCAAATAACGCACGTGGTCGTTTTGTGAAAACCGAAATTAAGGGTCAAACTCCTTCTGAGATCGTGGTTCTGTGTGAAATCAGAGTTTTAACTTcaccgtga
- the LOC125662251 gene encoding fucolectin-1-like: MSTILHPSKPDYVVDGRIVLDGHAGQCSHTQGETNPWITVDLVTIYVVQYVTLFNRIDDHGDRLRNVFVTLGDTGTQFPVECGQFKGPGVDAEVVHIICPNNARGRFVKTEIKGQTPYEVVTLCEIRVLTSP, translated from the exons ATGAGTACCATACTTCACCCAAGCAAACCAGATTATGTTGTTGACGGTAGGATTGTACTGGACGGTCATGCGGGTCAGTGCTCACACACACAGGGTGAGACCAATCCATGGATAACTGTCGATTTAGTCACCATCTACGTCGTACAATACGTCACTCTCTTCAACAGAATCGATGATCATG GTGACCGACTACGTAATGTGTTCGTCACTTTGGGTGACACAGGCACACAATTTCCAGTGGAGTGTGGACAGTTCAAGGGTCCTGGCGTGGATGCAGAAGTGGTGCACATCATATGTCCAAATAACGCACGTGGTCGTTTTGTGAAAACCGAAATTAAGGGTCAAACTCCTTATGAGGTCGTGACTCTCTGTGAAATCAGAGTTTTAACTTCACCGTGA